The following proteins come from a genomic window of Neofelis nebulosa isolate mNeoNeb1 chromosome 5, mNeoNeb1.pri, whole genome shotgun sequence:
- the SLC2A2 gene encoding solute carrier family 2, facilitated glucose transporter member 2 isoform X2 has product MTKDKVTGTLVFAVVTAALGSFQFGYDIGVINAPQEVIISHYEYVLGIPLEDRKAINNYTINSTNDLPTIPYLRDSTPTSLEEEETTTSTSLITMLWSLSVSSFAVGGMIASFFGGWLGDQLGRIKAMLVANVLSLAGALLMGFSKLGPSHILIISGRSISGLYCGLISGLVPMYIGEIAPTTLRGALGTLHQLAIVTGILISQIVGLNFILGSHEQWHILLGLSALPAILQSLLLLFCPESPRYLYIKLDEEVKAKKSLKRLRGSDDVTKDITEMRKEKEEASSEQKVSIIQLFTNSSYRQSIIVALMLHMAQQFSGINAIFYYSTSIFQTAGIRQPVYATIGVGAVNMVFTALSVFLVEKAGRRSLFLIGMSGMFVCAMFMSVGLILLNKLAWMSYVSMVAIFLFVSFFEIGPGPIPWFMVAEFFSQGPRPAALAIAAFSNWTCNFIVALCFQYVAKFCGPYVFFLFAGVVLAFTLFTFFKVPETKGKSFEEIAAEFRKKSGSAQAPKAAVEMEFLGASETV; this is encoded by the exons GTAATAATATCCCATTATGAATATGTTTTGGGTATTCCACTGGAAGACCGAAAAGCTATCAACAACTATACTATCAACAGTACAAATGACCTGCCCACAATCCCATACCTAAGGGATTCAACACCAACCTctttggaggaggaagagactaCAACATCTACTAGCCTCATTACCATGCTCTGGTCCTTGTCTGTGTCTAGCTTTGCAGTTGGTGGAATGATTGCATCCTTCTTTGGTGGGTGGCTTGGAGACCAGCTTGGAAG aatcaaGGCCATGTTAGTAGCAAATGTTCTCTCATTAGCTGGAGCTCTCTTGATGGGGTTTTCCAAACTGGGACCATCTCACATTCTTATAATTTCAGGAAGAAGTATATCAGGACTCTATTGTG GGCTAATTTCAGGCTTGGTTCCAATGTACATTGGTGAAATTGCTCCGACCACACTCAGGGGTGCCCTTGGCACACTTCACCAGCTGGCCATTGTCACAGGCATTCTCATTAGTCAG ATTGTCGGCCTCAACTTCATCTTGGGCAGTCATGAGCAGTGGCATATCCTGCTTGGTTTGTCTGCTCTGCCAGCCATCCTCCAGTCTCTGCTGCTCCTCTTCTGTCCTGAAAGCCCCAGATACCTTTACATCAAGTTGGATGAGGAAGTCAAAGCAAAGAAAA GCTTGAAAAGACTCAGAGGAAGTGATGATGTCACCAAAGACATCActgagatgagaaaagaaaaggaagaagcatCAAGTGAACAAAAAGTCTCCATAATTCAGCTCTTCACCAATTCCAGCTACCGACAGTCTATTATAGTGGCACTGATGCTGCACATGGCCCAGCAATTTTCTGGAATCAATGCG ATCTTTTACTACTCAACCAGCATTTTTCAGACTGCTGGAATCAGGCAACCTGTTTATGCAACCATTGGAGTTGGTGCCGTCAACATGGTTTTCACTGCTCTCTCT GTATTCCTTGTGGAGAAGGCAGGGCGACGCTCTCTGTTTCTAATAGGAATGAGTGGGATGTTTGTCTGTGCTATGTTCATGTCCGTGGGACTTATACTACTG AATAAGTTGGCTTGGATGAGTTACGTGAGCATGGTAGCCATCTTCCTCTTTGTCAGTTTCTTTGAAATTGGGCCAGGCCCCATCCCCTGGTTCATGGTGGCGGAGTTCTTTAGTCAAGGACCGCGGCCTGCTGCTTTAGCAATAGCTGCATTCAGCAACTGGACCTGCAATTTCATTGTAGCTCTGTGTTTCCAGTACGTTGCG AAGTTCTGTGGACCTTATGTGTTTTTCCTCTTCGCTGGAGTGGTCCTGGCCTTTACtctgtttacatttttcaaagttCCGGAAACCAAAGGAAAGTCCTTTGAGGAAATTGCGGCCGAATTCCGAAAGAAGAGTGGCTCAGCCCAAGCGCCCAAAGCCGCCGTGGAAATGGAATTCCTTGGAGCCTCAGAGACTGTGTAA
- the SLC2A2 gene encoding solute carrier family 2, facilitated glucose transporter member 2 isoform X1, which produces MKGRNWVTGTLVFAVVTAALGSFQFGYDIGVINAPQEVIISHYEYVLGIPLEDRKAINNYTINSTNDLPTIPYLRDSTPTSLEEEETTTSTSLITMLWSLSVSSFAVGGMIASFFGGWLGDQLGRIKAMLVANVLSLAGALLMGFSKLGPSHILIISGRSISGLYCGLISGLVPMYIGEIAPTTLRGALGTLHQLAIVTGILISQIVGLNFILGSHEQWHILLGLSALPAILQSLLLLFCPESPRYLYIKLDEEVKAKKSLKRLRGSDDVTKDITEMRKEKEEASSEQKVSIIQLFTNSSYRQSIIVALMLHMAQQFSGINAIFYYSTSIFQTAGIRQPVYATIGVGAVNMVFTALSVFLVEKAGRRSLFLIGMSGMFVCAMFMSVGLILLNKLAWMSYVSMVAIFLFVSFFEIGPGPIPWFMVAEFFSQGPRPAALAIAAFSNWTCNFIVALCFQYVAKFCGPYVFFLFAGVVLAFTLFTFFKVPETKGKSFEEIAAEFRKKSGSAQAPKAAVEMEFLGASETV; this is translated from the exons GTAATAATATCCCATTATGAATATGTTTTGGGTATTCCACTGGAAGACCGAAAAGCTATCAACAACTATACTATCAACAGTACAAATGACCTGCCCACAATCCCATACCTAAGGGATTCAACACCAACCTctttggaggaggaagagactaCAACATCTACTAGCCTCATTACCATGCTCTGGTCCTTGTCTGTGTCTAGCTTTGCAGTTGGTGGAATGATTGCATCCTTCTTTGGTGGGTGGCTTGGAGACCAGCTTGGAAG aatcaaGGCCATGTTAGTAGCAAATGTTCTCTCATTAGCTGGAGCTCTCTTGATGGGGTTTTCCAAACTGGGACCATCTCACATTCTTATAATTTCAGGAAGAAGTATATCAGGACTCTATTGTG GGCTAATTTCAGGCTTGGTTCCAATGTACATTGGTGAAATTGCTCCGACCACACTCAGGGGTGCCCTTGGCACACTTCACCAGCTGGCCATTGTCACAGGCATTCTCATTAGTCAG ATTGTCGGCCTCAACTTCATCTTGGGCAGTCATGAGCAGTGGCATATCCTGCTTGGTTTGTCTGCTCTGCCAGCCATCCTCCAGTCTCTGCTGCTCCTCTTCTGTCCTGAAAGCCCCAGATACCTTTACATCAAGTTGGATGAGGAAGTCAAAGCAAAGAAAA GCTTGAAAAGACTCAGAGGAAGTGATGATGTCACCAAAGACATCActgagatgagaaaagaaaaggaagaagcatCAAGTGAACAAAAAGTCTCCATAATTCAGCTCTTCACCAATTCCAGCTACCGACAGTCTATTATAGTGGCACTGATGCTGCACATGGCCCAGCAATTTTCTGGAATCAATGCG ATCTTTTACTACTCAACCAGCATTTTTCAGACTGCTGGAATCAGGCAACCTGTTTATGCAACCATTGGAGTTGGTGCCGTCAACATGGTTTTCACTGCTCTCTCT GTATTCCTTGTGGAGAAGGCAGGGCGACGCTCTCTGTTTCTAATAGGAATGAGTGGGATGTTTGTCTGTGCTATGTTCATGTCCGTGGGACTTATACTACTG AATAAGTTGGCTTGGATGAGTTACGTGAGCATGGTAGCCATCTTCCTCTTTGTCAGTTTCTTTGAAATTGGGCCAGGCCCCATCCCCTGGTTCATGGTGGCGGAGTTCTTTAGTCAAGGACCGCGGCCTGCTGCTTTAGCAATAGCTGCATTCAGCAACTGGACCTGCAATTTCATTGTAGCTCTGTGTTTCCAGTACGTTGCG AAGTTCTGTGGACCTTATGTGTTTTTCCTCTTCGCTGGAGTGGTCCTGGCCTTTACtctgtttacatttttcaaagttCCGGAAACCAAAGGAAAGTCCTTTGAGGAAATTGCGGCCGAATTCCGAAAGAAGAGTGGCTCAGCCCAAGCGCCCAAAGCCGCCGTGGAAATGGAATTCCTTGGAGCCTCAGAGACTGTGTAA